Within the Granulicella sibirica genome, the region GCCGGCTGCGTTGCGCTCTGCCTTCGTCTAGTGCCGGGCATCAGCGCGGCCGCTCGATCGGTGATCTGGACGGCGGTTCTCGTCCTCGCGGTCTGTCTTCACTTCGTTCCGCTCTTTGCCGCGCCGGACAGCACAACTCATGCCAGCGTCCACGCCGATCCCCGTTGGAGCTTCGTGGTTGCTGGTTTCTGGGCACTACTGACGCTCTATCGTGGCAGCCAGCTTCTGCTGAGCGGCTTGCGCTTGCACCGGATCGCCCGTCGCGCTACGCCAGTTGCTGATGCCCCGGCGCTGCAGCAGGGAAACCGCCGCGCCCAACTCTGCACCTCGACGGACGTGGATCGGCCGAGCGTTGTGGGTTTCTTTTCGCCGCGTGTCCTGCTCCCGCCGGATCTTCTCGCCAGCCTCAGCCAGCAGGAGCTTGATCAGATTCTCCTCCATGAGATGGAGCACCTCCGCCGCCGCGACGACTGGACGAATCTGCTCCAGAAGCTCGCCCTCGCTCTTTTTCCGCTGAACCCGGTGCTTCTCTGGGTCGAACGGCGTCTCTGCCTCGAGCGCGAACTCGCCTGTGATGACAGTGTTCTCCGGACCACGCGGGCTCGCAAGGCCTACGCGCTTTGTCTCACGAACCTGGCTGAGCATGGAATGCTTCGGCGCACCGCGACTCTCGCTCTGGGTGCGTGGGAGCGCCAGTCGGAGCTTGCACGGCGCGTGCATCGGATTCTTGCGAACCCCGAGGTTGTCATGGGGCGCACACAGGCCCGCATCGTTACTGCGACGCTTCTCCTCTCGTTGGCCGGCGGCGCAACTGTGCTGAGCCGCAGCCCTGAGCTTGTGTCCTTTGCGCCCGTCTCTCATGCCCAGGCGGCGATTCCTTCGACCGAGTTTACGGCTGCGCCGTATCGAGAGTCCGGTCTCACCGGCAAGGTGATCAACACCAAGGCCATCATGCCCGAGCCGGAACGGACGACTCAGCTTCCTGTGATTGCGCCGAAGCATCGTCGGAGCAAGTCCAAGACGGTTAACGCAACGCAGCCCATCCAGATTCGCAGCGCTGTTCGTCCTGGGACGCGTTCATGGGTCGTCCTGACCGAGTGGCATGAAGTCACCCTGCCCACGGGTCACACGTTGATGACCATTCAGCAGAACAACCAGTTCTCGTATGCCGCCGTGCCGACCCCAACCGGCTGGCTGATCGTTCAACTCTAACCAACAAAATACCCAGAAGAGGTTAATGGCATGTCCGCATCAACTAATAAACTAGTAGTATCGACCCGGAAGATCGTCGTTCCTGCCGCCCTCGCTGCTGTTGTCGCTCTCGGCACAGCAGCCTACATGAACCACACCGATGTCCATGCAGCGGGGATCAGCGCTGCCGCACTCGACGACGGCAGCGTCACTGCCCTCACCGCACTCGATCAGGCGATGGAGGCGGTCGCGTCCCGCGTCACGCCTGCCGTCGTCAACATCGCCGTCACGTCGAAGAGCACGGCCGGAGACGGAGAAGAGGGTGGGGACCAGTCTAGCCAGCTTCAGCAACTGCCTCCGGGCCTACGCCAGTTCTTCGGCGGCGGCGGCCAGATGATGCCGCAGCAGCCGCAGATCGAGCACGGCATCGGCAGCGGCGTCATCATCTCGTCGGACGGGTACATCGTCACGAACAACCACGTCGTCAACGGAGCGACGCAGATCCGGGTCACGCTGCACGATCGCCGCATTCTCACCGGCAAGGTCATCGGCACCGACAAGCTCACCGACCTCGCTGTCGTGAAGGTGAACGCAAGCGATCTCCCGCACATTTCGTGGGGTGATTCGACACAGCTCCAGCCTGGCCAGACGGTTCTTGCCTTCGGCAGCCCGTTCGGCTCGCTACAGTTCTCAGTAACGCGCGGTATCGTCTCGGCGCTCAACCGCCAGGATCCCGACCGCAGTGATCCTCGCAAGCCTGGAGCCTATATTCAGACGGACGCCGCCATCAATCCTGGCAACTCGGGCGGACCGCTGGTCAACGCACATGGTGAGCTGATCGGCATCAACACCTCGATTATTACCAACAGCGGATCGTTCGCCGGCGCAGGCTTCGCGATTCCCTCGCAGATCGTTCACGCCACCACCGAGCAGCTCATCGCGCATGGCAAGGTCGACCACGGCTACCTTGGCATCAGCATGAACGATGTGACGCCGGAGAACGCTCACTTCTTCAACCTGCAGGATGCGTCTGGAGCCATCGTCGCGCAGGTCACGCCTGACTCGCCCGCGAGCCGCGGTGGTCTGCGCCAGGGAGACGTGATCACCCAGGCCAATGGGCAGAAGATCCTCAACAGCGGTGCTCTCCAGGTTGCGGTCAGCCAGATCGCTCCCGGAACCGACCTGAACCTTGGCGTCATCCGTGAGGGTAAGCAGGAGACGGTTCATCTGAAGGTCGGGCAGTTCAACGCAAAGACTGAGGTGGCCTCGAATGATGGTGATGGCTCAGCACCGAACAACGGCAAGCTCGGCCTCGCTGTTTCGAACCTGACCCCTGATGCCAGGCAGCAGCTTCAGATCCCGGAGCAGGTCCACGGCGTGGTTGTGCAGAATGTGCGCCCGACCAGCCCTGCGGAAGATGCCGGACTCCAGCCCGGGGACGTCATCCTCGAAGTGAACCGCGCGCCGCTCAACTCGGCGGATCAGTTCGCGACCCAGGTCCATGGAAGCGCTGCGGGCAAGGACATCCTGCTGCTGGTGTGGTCGAAGGGCAATGCAAGCTACCGCACCCTGCGCCCTGACCAGGACAATGGCTAAGTTGCCGCGTACTTGAACCCGATGGGCCGCTTCGAAACTTTGGGGCGGCCTTTCGTTTTCATCATGCAACAGCAGACTGCGGAACGGGATCACATCCATCATGGCCAAGGAACTCGCACGTCGTACGGCGGGGTTAGCAGTTCGCCCTGGAAGCGCTCTCAAGAAGGCAGCAAAGAAGTCGCCGGGGAAGAAGGCTGCCAAGAAGTCGCCTGGGAAGAAAGCCGCGAAGAAGGCTCCGGGCAAGAAGTCACCTGGCAAGAAGTCGGCTAAGCATACCGCCGGCGATCCTAGGCACCTGGAGCAGGGAAGCGGGCCAGCCTTGGAGCATGCTTTTCATCACCTGCAGCGTGCTTCCGCTGTGATCTCACTGCTCGAGCAGGAGTCCGGCGGAGACCTGCGGATGCTGCTTGAGGAAGGGATCAAGAGCTACCGCGTTGCCACGGACAGCGAGCCTTCCAATGCTCTCGACCTTCTTCGCGCCGCCGAACATCTTTCGATGGCCGGCCTCTATGCCGCTCGCATCTCGCATCGCCTCGACGCCACTCCACCCCCGCCCGAAGAACTCGAGCGACTGCTCAGGAAGGCGGCTCACCACCTCGACTCACTCGAACTCCCTGACCTCGAAGGCTTCGAAGCCCGGCTCCCCGCCATGGCCGAAGAACTACTCAACCGCGCGGAAGCCGCGCTTGATCACGATCCGCACCTCTCCTGGGAACTCGCCATGGCTGCAGAATCCTTGTGTGCCGCGCTCGAAGCATAAGCAGTCCTCTTCAGGGACGACCGATGGGATCGTGTTAGTCTACAGCCCTTCGAGCGAGCCTGCTCCCGGACCCTATCCCATGACCAGTCATCTCGGAATCAAGATCTTCCTCTTCTCGGCTGTTCTCGCGCCTTCCGCTCTGGGTCAGGCCTTCGGCCCCTCGAACCCTTTCTATGCCGAGAGCACCCTCCCCTTCCACGCGCCTCCGTTCGATCGCATCCACGACAGCGACTACCAGCCCGCCATCGAGGCAGGCATTGCGGCCGAGGCTAAGGAAGTCCGGGAGATAGCTGATAATCCGGCTCCGCCCGATTTTGCTAACACCATCGTCGCTCTCTCGAAAAGTGGCCGTCTTCTGCGCCGCGTAGAGGCCTCCTTCGGCGCAATCACCTCGGCCAACACCAATCCCGACCTGCAGAAGATCGAGACCGAGGAAACGCCTAAACTCTCCGAGCTTGAAGATGCGACCACTCTCAACACGAAGCTCTTCACGCGCGTCCGAAGCATTTACGACAGCCGTGCGACCCTGTCCCTCGACCCCGAATCGGCCCGTCTCCTTGAACTTACCTTCCAGCGCTTCACCCACGCCGGGGCCGACCTCAACGATGCTGACAAGGTTCGCCTGAAGGAGATCAACAGCCAGCTTTCCGTAATGTCGAACACCTTCAACCAAAGACTTCTCTCCGGAACCAAGTCCGCGGCCTTCGCCACCACCGATCTAAAGGCCCTCGCCGGTCTTTCCGAGGGCCGGATCGCCGCCGCCAGCCTGGCTGCCAAATCCCGCAATCAACCTGGCTACGTCCTTCCCCTCATCAACACCACACAGCAACCCGTCCTCGGCACCCTGACCGACCGCGCCACCCGCGCGGCCGTCTTCAACTCAGGCTGGACCCGCACCGAACGGGGGGACGACAGCGACACGCGGGACATTATCGCCCGCATCGTCAAGCTCCGCGCCGAGAAGGCCAAGCTTCTCGGCGTTCCCAATTTCGCCTCCTGGAAGCTGACAGACCAGATGGCGAAGAACCCCGAGGCCGTTCAAAAGTTCCTCGATGCGCTCGTCCCTCCTGCAACCGCTAGAGCTCGATCCGAGGCGAAGGATATCCAGGACGTGATCGACGCCCAGCATGGAGGCTTCCAACTCGCCGCT harbors:
- a CDS encoding M56 family metallopeptidase: MTTLGLFSAVASGSLLSAVWQGILLAGCVALCLRLVPGISAAARSVIWTAVLVLAVCLHFVPLFAAPDSTTHASVHADPRWSFVVAGFWALLTLYRGSQLLLSGLRLHRIARRATPVADAPALQQGNRRAQLCTSTDVDRPSVVGFFSPRVLLPPDLLASLSQQELDQILLHEMEHLRRRDDWTNLLQKLALALFPLNPVLLWVERRLCLERELACDDSVLRTTRARKAYALCLTNLAEHGMLRRTATLALGAWERQSELARRVHRILANPEVVMGRTQARIVTATLLLSLAGGATVLSRSPELVSFAPVSHAQAAIPSTEFTAAPYRESGLTGKVINTKAIMPEPERTTQLPVIAPKHRRSKSKTVNATQPIQIRSAVRPGTRSWVVLTEWHEVTLPTGHTLMTIQQNNQFSYAAVPTPTGWLIVQL
- a CDS encoding Do family serine endopeptidase; the protein is MSASTNKLVVSTRKIVVPAALAAVVALGTAAYMNHTDVHAAGISAAALDDGSVTALTALDQAMEAVASRVTPAVVNIAVTSKSTAGDGEEGGDQSSQLQQLPPGLRQFFGGGGQMMPQQPQIEHGIGSGVIISSDGYIVTNNHVVNGATQIRVTLHDRRILTGKVIGTDKLTDLAVVKVNASDLPHISWGDSTQLQPGQTVLAFGSPFGSLQFSVTRGIVSALNRQDPDRSDPRKPGAYIQTDAAINPGNSGGPLVNAHGELIGINTSIITNSGSFAGAGFAIPSQIVHATTEQLIAHGKVDHGYLGISMNDVTPENAHFFNLQDASGAIVAQVTPDSPASRGGLRQGDVITQANGQKILNSGALQVAVSQIAPGTDLNLGVIREGKQETVHLKVGQFNAKTEVASNDGDGSAPNNGKLGLAVSNLTPDARQQLQIPEQVHGVVVQNVRPTSPAEDAGLQPGDVILEVNRAPLNSADQFATQVHGSAAGKDILLLVWSKGNASYRTLRPDQDNG
- a CDS encoding M3 family metallopeptidase, with the protein product MTSHLGIKIFLFSAVLAPSALGQAFGPSNPFYAESTLPFHAPPFDRIHDSDYQPAIEAGIAAEAKEVREIADNPAPPDFANTIVALSKSGRLLRRVEASFGAITSANTNPDLQKIETEETPKLSELEDATTLNTKLFTRVRSIYDSRATLSLDPESARLLELTFQRFTHAGADLNDADKVRLKEINSQLSVMSNTFNQRLLSGTKSAAFATTDLKALAGLSEGRIAAASLAAKSRNQPGYVLPLINTTQQPVLGTLTDRATRAAVFNSGWTRTERGDDSDTRDIIARIVKLRAEKAKLLGVPNFASWKLTDQMAKNPEAVQKFLDALVPPATARARSEAKDIQDVIDAQHGGFQLAAHDWDLYAEQVRKAKYDLDESAVRPYFELNRVLTDGVFYAATKMYGITFRERKDMPVYQPDVRVFEVTDADGKPLALFYCDYYKRDNKNGGAWSSSFVGQSKLLGTLPAVYNVANLPKPAPGQPALISADDVRTMFHEFGHALHAMFTNVQYPGQGIPRDFVEFPSQFNEHWALDPDVFAHYARHYQTGAPMPSELVARLKKSETFNQGYAFTELLAAAELDMQWHLLTADAPLQDVDAFEKAALVTKKIDLEAVPPRYRSSYFQHIFAGGYSAGYYAYLWSEMLDDDAYSWFMQHGGMTRANGDRFRSMILSRANTQDLETLYETWRGGPPSIDGLLRQRGLVPESPAK